The Ketogulonicigenium robustum nucleotide sequence TGCCCGCATACCGCGATCCGCGAGGATGCCTCGATCAATCTGGCCGCTGTCGCCGAAATGCGCACCCGCCACCCAGATCTGGATCTGGTGTTGATCGAAAGCGGTGGCGATAACCTGTCGGCAACGTTTTCGCCCGAACTGGCCGATGTCACCATCTATGTGATCGACGTGGCCGCGGGCGAGGAAATCCCCCGCAAGGGCGGCCCCGCCATCACGCGGTCGGATATTCTGATCATCAACAAAACCGACCTTGCCCCCTATGTCGGCGCATCATTGGATGTGATGGAACGCGACGCGACCCGCGTGCGGCAGGGCCGCCCGTTTGTCTTCACCAGCCTGCGCAAGGGCGAGGGGGTGGACGAGGTAATCCGCCTGCTGAAAGACATCGGTGGCCTGTGACGGGCGCGTGGATTGCACTTGACGGGCTGACCCGTCGCGGCTGGAAGATGCAGGGGGCCAGCGTCACCGGCACCTTCGCTTTGGATGCGGGGCTGCCCGATGGCGTGCCGGTTGTGGCCTGCGGCCTGTCCGGGCCGCTGCCCCGCGCGCTGCCCGCCAAACCGCTGGATGGGCTGGCGCTGCAAAACAACTGGGCGCTGGTGCCCGGCCTTGTGCAGCAAGACACCGGTGCCACCACGCTGGGCGAGGAGGCGCGCATCGCCGGTTGGCTGCGCGCGGCGGGCGACTGGGATGGCGCGATTTGTATTTGCCACGACCGCACACTCTGGGCCCATGTCAGCGCGGGCGAGGTTGTGGGCCTGCGCGCCAGCCTGACCGGCCGCATCGCCGACCTGCTGGACGAGGGGCAGGCCCCAGCTGACATTGATATGGTCGCGTTCGATACCGCGGTGCAGGATGGCTACGCTCGGCCCGAACAACTGCTGGCGCGGCTGGAAGGGGCGGCAAGCGTTAGCGCCACGCACGGCCTGCTGATCGGCGCCGATCTGGCAGGGGCCAAGCGCTGGTGGCTGGGGCAAGATATTGTCGTCATCGGCCCGCGCGCGGATATTTATGCCCGCGCGTTGCAGGGTTTGGGGGCCGCGCCGCGCACCGCGCCTGACGCAGAGACAACCTTGGCGGGGCTGATCGCCGCCGCCGCGCGCAAGGGGTAGATTATGGACCGTTTGGACGCCGACCGCTTGCTGGTTTCCGTCATCGACCTTGGCAGCTTCGCCCGCGCGGCCGAACGCCATAACGTCAGCCCGGGGCAGGCGTCCAAGGTGGTCTCGCGCCTCGAGTCTGACCTTGGCGTGCAACTGCTGACGCGCACCACGCGCGCCCTGTCGCTGACCGAGGCGGGCCAGACCTATGTCGAACGCATCCGCCGCGTGATCGAGGAAATCGACGCCATCGAATCGACGCTGCGTTCGAGCACGGGGCGACCGTCGGGGCGGCTGCGTGTCACCGCGCCGCTGACGTTCGGGGTCTCGACGCTGACGCCGATTCTGGTCGAATTTGCGCGCGCCTACCCCGAAATTGCGCTGGACGTCAGCTTTTCTGACCGTGTCACCAGCCTGGTGGACGAGGGGTTCGACGTCGCTGTGCGCATCGGCCATCCGGTCGACAGCAGCTTGATCGCGCGCAAGCTATGCGACATCCGCGTGGTGTTGGGCGCGGCGCCCGCCTATCTGGACCAGCACGGAACGCCCGCGCAGCCCTCGGCCTTGATCGGGCATGAATGTGTGATCGACGCGAATTTTTCGGACGCAACCCGTTGGCGGTTCAATACGCCGGACGGGCGGGTATCCGTGCCGGTGCAGGCGCGCATGACGCTGTCGAACGCCGAAAGCTGCGCCCGCGCGGCAGAACTGGGTATGGGCATCGCCCGCGTGCCCAGCTTTGTGGCGGGGCCGTTGGTGCAGCGCGGCGCGCTGGTTCCGCTATTGACCGATCAAGAAGACGACCCGATAGGCCTTTTCACGGTTTTCCCCGCCGGTCGCCACCAGCCGCTGAAGCTGCGCAGCTTTGTCGAGTTTCTGGCCGGTCGTTTCCGTGGTCAGCCCGAGTGGGAGCGCGGCTGGTAATTCGTTCCAATATGGAAACTTAATAGTCTCAATTGCATGACTTAATGCTTCTGATGCAATAGTCTATCTGTCGTTCAACAGTTAACGCGGTCAGCCCCACCAGCCCTGACAAGGGATGGGGCCTCTAGCGAGGAACGACAGAATGACGATTTCAAACCAAGCCCCAACCTTTGTCGGCGGGGTGACATTGACGGTCAAGGATCTGCCCACAGTTGCAGATTATTACCGCACGCTGCTGAACCTCGAGACGCATTCCAGCGATGGTGCCGAGGTTGTTCTGGGCGCCGACACCCCGTTCTTGACCTTGCGCGGCGACAAGTCCGCCCAAAACGCCGGCCCACGCCAGTCGGGCCTGTTCCACACCGCTTTCTTGCTGCCACAGCGCGCCGATCTGGGGCGCTGGGTGATGCACGCCATCGACAAGCGCATTGCCGTCGGCGGCGCGTCCGACCACGGCGTGAGCGAGGCGATCTACCTGACTGACCCCGAAGGCAACGGGATCGAGATTTACACCGACCGCGCCCATGCCGACTGGCCCTCGCAATCCGATGGCAGCCTCGACATGTATACCGAGGCGCTCAACGTGCAGGATCTGGTGCAAAGCGCCGGTAACAGCCGCTGGGCGGGCATCCCGCAGGGCAGCTATATCGGCCACGTCCATCTGCAAACGGCGATCTTGTCTGCCGCCGAAAACTTCTACGCCAAAGCCTTGGGGTTCGAGGTGACGACCCGCTATCCGGGTGCGATTTTCTATGGCTCGGGCGGCTATCACCACCATTTGGCATCGAACATCTGGAACAGCCGGAATTCGGCCCCCCGCACGGCCCACATGACCGGCCTGTCCGAGGTGCGCCTGCTGAACCAAACCCCCGCCGTTCAGGCCCAAATGGTTGCTGGTCTGCAAGCTGCCGGTGCCGAATTTGCCGAAACCGATGGTGCCATCCGCATCAGCGACCCCAGCAATACCCTGTTCGATATCCGCGTGAAGGAGGCCTAAGATGTTGGTGAATGGCAAATGGGATGCCGATTGGCAGCCGGTGCAGGCGACCGATAAAAAGGGCGGCTTCGTGCGCCAGATCTCGGGCTTTCGCAACTGGGTCACGGTTGACGGCAGCGCAGGCCCGACGGGCGAGGGCGGTTTTCAGGCCGAAGCTGGCCGCTATCACCTGTTCGTCGCGCTGATCTGCCCGTGGGCATCGCGCACGCTGATTGCGCGGGCGCTGAAGGGGCTGGAGGACGTGGTCACAGTCTCGATCGTCGAGCCCGAGCTGACGCGCGAGGGCTGGAAACTATCGGACGCCGCTTTGGCTGACGTCGAAACAGCCCAAGGCGCGACCTATCTGCACCAGATTTATACTGCGACCGATCCGGTTTACACGGGTCGCGCGACCGTGCCCGTCCTGTGGGACCGCAAGACACGCCGCATCGTGAACAATGAATCGGCCGACATCGTGCGGATGTTCAACACGGGCTTTGGCGCGCTTGCGAAAAACGACATCGACCTTTACCCCGCCGATATCGCGGCTGATATCGACGCGCTGAATGACTGGATCTACCCGCGCCTGAACAATGGCGTTTATTGCGCAGGCTTTGCCACCACGCAAGTCGCCTATGACGAAGCCTTTGCCGATGTTTTCACGGCGCTTGATGCGTTGGAAGATCGGCTGCTGGGCAAAGGCCCGTTCCTGTTCGGCGACCGCCTGACCGAAACCGACATCCGTGCCTTTGTCACTTTGGTGCGGTTCGATCTGGCCTACCACGGCCTGTTCAAAACCAACAAACGCGCGCTGACCAGCTATCCGGCGCTTTCAGCTTATCTTGAGCGTGTTTTGCAGGTGCCGGGGGTTGCGGCAACCGTTAGCCCCGACCATATCAAGCGGGGATATTATTCGATCAAAGCGCTTAATCCGAACGGCATCGTGCCTGATGGCCCCGATCTGCCGTGGATGCGCCTGTTGTAAAGGCGCGCGCAGTCTTTTCTTGTACTTGGGGCGATTTGGCCCGATTTTTGTAACGTCCCGCCCGTGACGGCCTGTTCTCCAGACAGGCAACGGGCATCATATTCGCCCTTTCCATCCCTTGGGCGGACATGAGGAAAGGCCGCCCTGTCTCCAGCAGGGCGGCCTGATGTTTTAGGCGACTTCTGCAAAAACCTTGTCGATGGCTTTTTCCAGCTTGCCGAACATCTCGTCCATCTGGGCGGGGGTGATGATGAACGGCGGGGCCAGCACGATGGATTGGCCAAGCGGGCGGCAGATCAGCCCTTGGTCGGTGCAGGCATTCGCGATGCGTTCCGATACCGACAGGCTGCTGTCAAAGGGGCGCTTGGTGTCTTTATCGGCTACGGCTTCCAGCGCGCCCATCAGGCCCTTGCCGCGCCATTCGCCAATGTTCGCCTTTTCGGCCAGATGGGCCATCCCGGCTTCGAACTGGGGCGTCAGCGCGCGGACGTTGTCCAGCAGGCCTTCGTTCAGGATCACGTCAATGGCCTTCAGCGCGATGGCGCAGCCGACGGGGTGGCCCGATGCGGTAAAGCCATGGGGGAATTCCTCGACCGCCTCGGACGCGTCTTGGATGCGCTGGGCCAATTCCGGCCCCAGAATGATAGCGCCCATCGGGAAGAAGCCCGCCGTGATGTTCTTGGACGAGATGATCGCATCAGGCTGGAAGTCATAGGTCTGGCAGCCCCAAACCTCGCCTGTGCGGCCGAAACCGGTGATGACCTCGTCCGCGATGAACGGAATGCCGTATTTCTTCAAAATCGGCTGGACGGCTTGGAAGTAACCCTTGGATGGCGGGATCGCGCCGCCCGCACCCATGACAGGTTCGGCAAAGAAACCGGCGATGGTCTCGGGGCCTTCGCGCAGGATCGTTTCTTCCAACTCGCGGGCAAGGCGGGCGGTGAACTGTTCCTCGGTCTCGTCCGCCGCGCCAAAACGCCAGTAGTGGGGGCAAGTCAGGTGGATGAAGCCGGGCAGGGGCAGGCCGAACGTTCCGACATAGGGCTTGCCCGTCATCGAGGCCGAGACCGCCGTCACCCCATGATACGCGTTCACCCGCGTCAGGATCTTGCGCCGCTCGGGCTGGCCTTCGTGGCGGAACATGAACCACAGCGCCTTGACCATCGTGTCATTCGCCTCGGATCCGGAGTTGGTGTAGAATACCTTGCCGCTGTCAAAGGGCGAGACCTCGATCAGCTTTTCGGACAGCAGCACCGTCTGGTCGGAAATGCGGCCAAAGAATGCGTGGTAACCCGGAAAGCGGTCGTATTGCGCCTTGGCCGCGTCGATCAGGCCTTGGTGGTCAAACCCCGCAACCATATTCCACAGGCCCGAATTGGCATCCAGATAGCTGCGTCCAGCGGTGTCGTAGATATATGGGCCTTTGCCGTGCGTGACGACGACCGCGCCGCGGCTGTGGATCGTGGGCAGATCGGTAAAGCCGTAAAGGTTGTGGCTGTCGGCGCGTGCTTCCCAGCTGTTGGGGCTGTTCGTGGGCATGGATGACCTCCTTTTGGTTGGTTCCAGCCTAGATCGGCGGTGGGCCGCGTTTCAACACCCCAAAACAGCGGCGATGCGCGGTATTTGCTGGTCTGCCCCCCGAAAATCCCGCTACAAGCTGCCTATAGGCAGGCAGGAGGATTGCTGATGCGCGTATTGGTAACAGGTGGTGCGGGCTATATCGGTAGCCATACTTTGGTCGAACTGGCCGCAATGGGGTATGAGGCCTGCGTGGTCGACAGCTATGCCAACAGCTCGCCCGTCGCGCTGGATCGCGTGCGCGAAATCACCAACGGCCATATCGAGGCGCATGACGTCGACATTCGCGACACTGCCGCGCTGACCGCTGTGGCGACCGCGTTCAAGCCCGATGCCGTGATCCATTTTGCGGGCCTGAAAGCGGTGGGCGAAAGCCGCACGCGCCCCGTCGATTATTACGATGTGAACGTGGCTGGCACCCTGTCGCTGCTGCGCGCGATGGAGGCTGCGGGCTGCGGCAAGATCGTCTTTTCATCATCCGCCACGGTTTATGGCGAGCCGCAGTCCCTGCCGATGACCGAGGATCACCCGCTGGCCCCGACCAATGTCTACGGCGCGACCAAATTCACCGCCGAACAGGCCCTGACCGCGTGGGCCGAAGCCGCGCCCGGGCGCACCTCGATTTTGCTGCGGTATTTCAACCCTGTCGGCGCGCATGATTCGGGCCGTATCGGCGAAGACCCCAAGGGCATCCCGAACAACCTGATGCCGTTCTTGGCGCAGGTCGCCACCGGCCGCCGCGAGAAGCTGGCGATTTTCGGCGATGATTATGCGACGATCGATGGCACCGGCGTGCGCGATTATATCCATGTGGTCGATCTGGCCCGTGCGCACGTCGCGGCGCTGAATTTCAACCAAGACGGGGCCGAGGCCTTCAACATCGGCACCGGCACCGGCTATTCCGTCAAGGAAATGCTGGGCGCGTTCTCGGCCACGGTTGGCCGCGATTTGCCCGCCGAAATCCACCCCCGCCGCGCCGGTGACGTGGCCGAGATGCGCGCCGATGCCACCAAAGCGGCCAATGTGCTGGGCTGGACGGCCGAATTCGGCCTGAAGGATATGACGGATAGCGTGTGGAAATGGCAGTCGGCCAACCCGATGGGCTACGGCGACCAAGACTAACCTAAAGGGTGCGGCGCGCCTTTAGCGCCGCACCAATCGTGCCTTCGTCCAGATAGTCCAGCTCGCCCCCAACAGGGACGCCTTGGGCCAGCGTTGTCACAGTGACGGCAGACAGGTGGTCGGCGATGTAATGGGCGGTGGTCTGGCCATCAATCGTGGCCCCCAGCGCCAAGATCACCTCTTGCACGTTTTCGGTCGTCACGCGGTCAATCAGGCGGGGGATGCGCAGCTCATCAGGGCCGACGGCGTCAATGGGCGACAGCGTGCCGCCCAAGACATGATAGCGCCCCTTGAAGGCGCCCGTGCGTTCCATTGCCCACAGGTCGTCAATGTCCTCAACCACGCAAATCTGGCCGTTTTGGCGGGCGACATCGGTGCAGATCGTGCAGAGATCGCCCGTGGTGAAGTTGCCGCAGTTCAGGCATTCACGCGCCGATTGTGCGACGGCCTGCATCGTATTGCCCAGCGGCACCATCAGCTGGCTGCGCTTTTTGATCAGATGCAACACCGCCCGCCGCGCAGAACGCGGCCCTAGGCCCGGAATGCGGGCCATCAACGCCATAAGGCGGGCGATGTCGCTATCGTCATCCATGCCTTAGAAAGGCAGTTTGAAATCGGGCGGCAGGCCAAGGCCGTCGGCCATGCGGCGCGTCTCGGCGGCCGAGCGCTCTTGCGCGCGCGACTGACCATCGCGGATGGCGGCCAAGATCAGATCCTCGACCACTTCCTTTTCGCTGGCGACCAGAATTGACGGGTCGATCGACAGCGATTTGATCTCGCCCTTGGCGGTCACGTTGACGCGCACAAGGCCGGCACCCGACTGGCCTTCGACCACGGTGTTTTCCAGTTCCTCTTGCAGGCGCGTCATTTTTTCCTGCATGTCTTGCGCGGTTTTCATCATCTTGGCCATATCGCCAAGACCGCCGAGGCCTTTGAACATGTTAACTTCCTTTTAGTCGTCTTCGAACGGGTCCCATTCATCCTCGACCTCGGGCAGGGCGTCCTGCGCGGCGGCTTGGGCTTTCTGGGCAACGGGGGTGACTTTGATGCTGGCACCGGGAAAGGCCAGCAGGGCGGCGGCCACCAGCGGATGCTGGGCGGCGCGGTCCTTTAGCGCGTTGTCGGCACTGTCGCGGGCCTCGGTAATGGTCGGGGCGCCGCCTTCGTTGACGATGATGACGGCCCAGCGGGCGTGCGTCCAGTTTTGCAGGCGCTGGGCCAAGCGGCCAGCAAGGTCGGGGGCCGCGTTGGGCGTCGGTTGAAATTCGATCCGTCCGGGCTGATAGCGGGCGATGCGCATGTTGCCTTCGACCTCGACCAGAAGGCGCATGTCGCGCTGGGCACGGATCAGGCCGACGACCGAATCAAAAGTCGCATATTGGGCCAGATAATCGGGTTGGCCCGCCAGTTGCGCCACAGGGCCACGCGGGGCGGAATGCGTGGCCATCGGCACGCCGCGTGCCTCGACACTACCGGACGGCGCGGGGGCAGGGCGGTATCCGCCGCCGCCACCGCCACCATTGGGGGGCGGCACCGGCATATCGCGCAGGCGCTCGACCAGTTCGGCGGGGCTGGGCAGGTCGGCCACATGGGTCAGGCGGATGATGGCCATTTCGGCGGCCATCATGCTGTTTGGCGCGGTGCCGACTTCCTCGAGCGCTTTCAGCAGCATCTGCCACATGCGGGTCAGAACACGCATGGCAATGGCATCGGCCATTGTGGTGCCACGGCTACGCTCGTCGGGCGGGATAGTGGGGTCGTCGGCAGCCTCGGGGGTGACTTTGATGACGGAAATCCAGTGCGCGATTTCGGCCAGATCACGCAAGATCGCCATCGGGTCGGCGCCGTCGGCGTATTGGGCCGACAGCTCGGCCAGCGCACCCGCAGCATCGCCGCGCAGGACCATGTCGAACAGATCCAACACGCGGCCGCGATCGGCCAGCCCCAGCATCATCCGCACCTGATCGGCGGTCGTCCCATCTTCAAGCCCCGTGCCGTGGCTGATGGCTTGGTCGAGCAAGCTGGTCGCGTCGCGGGCCGACCCTTCGGCGGCGCGGGTGATCAGCGCAAGGGCGTCATCGGTGATCGTCGCGCTTTCGCTGGTGGCGATTTTGCGCAGCAGGGCCATCATGACCTCGGGTTCGATCCGGCGCAGGTCGAAACGCTGGCAGCGCGACAGCACCGTGACAGGCACCTTGCGGATTTCGGTTGTCGCAAAGATGAACTTCACATGCTCGGGCGGCTCTTCCAGCGTTTTCAGCAACGCGTTGAAGGCGCTGGTCGACAACATGTGCACTTCGTCGATGATATAGATTTTGTAGCGTGCCGAGGCCGCGCGATAGTGGACGCTGTCGATAATCTCGCGGATGTCGTTCACGCCGGTGCGGCTGGCGGCGTCCATCTCTAGCACGTCGACGTGGCGCCCCTCGGTAATGGCGACGCAATGCTCGCACACGCCGCAGGGTTCGGTTGTGGGCCCGCCGGTGCCATCGGGGCCGATGCAGTTCAGACCCTTAGCGATGATCCGCGCTGTGGTGGTTTTACCGGTGCCACGAATGCCCGTCATAATAAAGGCTTGCGCGATGCGCCCTGACGCAAAGGCGTTCTTCAGCGTGCGCACCATCGCGTCCTGCCCGACCAGGTCGGCGAAGGTTTCGGGGCGGTATTTGCGCGCTAGAACGCGATATGCGGTAGGGGCGTTCATATCCTGCTCCGGTTCGGGGACGGTTCAACTTAACGCCCAGATGGTGGCGCGTAAACCATAGCTATGGGTTGGGCGGGGTATTATCAAAATCGCGCCGCATCAGGATTTCGTCATAGAGGCGGCCGTCCACCAGCAGCGCGCCGTGATCGCGTGCCCAAATGCGAAAGCCGTGGCGTTGGTAGAGCCGCAGCGCAGTCGCGTTGTCGGCCGCAACCGAGAGACGGATTTGCTGGCAGCGCGCGGCGCGGTTTGCAATCAGTGCTGCCATCAGCGCGTCTGCCGCGCCCTTGCCGCGGTGTTCTGGGCTGACGTAAATGCCCCAAATGGTGCTAATATGTGCGGTCTTTTGGCCAGTGTCGGCATAGACCCCGCCGATAGCGGCTAACGTGCCATCGCGCGTGAAAACGCCGTAGACGGTGCCGTTCGTCAGCCGCGCAGAAAAGAAATCGAGCTGCTGGCGTGATTCATAGGCGAAATCCGCGCCGAATGCGGTGGGGTGCGCGCGCAGGCCAGCCAAACGCAGGCGGCGAAAGGCCACCGCATCTGCGGCCACAAGTTGGCGCACCGATAGGCCCGCCTCGCGCATCATGTCTCGCAACGGCGGAAGATCAGCGTGCCGAATACGGGGTTGCGGTGGGGGTTGCCATCGCGCGGGTGATCCCGCCCGTTCAGCACCGGCACTTCCGACAGATCGAAGGGCGAATGCCCCGCAAGGCAGGCCAAATTCACCCCGAATTCATTGGGGCGCGAGCGGCGCTGATGGTGGGTGTAGATGCCGCATGCGCTGCAGAAGTAATGCTTGGCTTGCTGCGTGTTGAACGTATAGCACGACAGCGCGTCTTCGCCCTGCAAGATGGTGAATTCGTCCAGCCGGGTCGAGACAGCAACCGCACCGCGCATGGTGCAATAGCTGCAATTACAGCGCCTTGCGCTGGCAAGCCCGTCGCGCAAGTGCACACGAAAGCGCACCGCGCCGCAGTGGCACGATCCATCCAAACAAACATCAGTCATGAGGGTTTTCCTGTAGCCGCTGGCGGCAGGGCAAAGGTGAGAGGCTGGACACGACCCAGACGGGAATCGTTACGGCTGCTTCCTTCCGGACCTGACCGGGTTGGCGAGGCGCCTGCCCGCGCCAACCTCTCAGGCGGTGATATAGTCGCGCGCCAGCCGGTGCGCAAGGGTCAGATCAACCCTGCGGCCTTCGCACCTTCGGTCAAGTCGGGGGCGACGATATTGGCCCATTTGCCGCTGGCGGGGTGGATGTCGGGGATCTGCACAGTAAACAGACCGGCGGTAAAGGCGGATTCGGCACCGGTTTCGGAATCCTCGAAAGCGACACATTCCACCGGCTTCAGGCCCAGACGGTCGGCGGCCAGCAAGTAGGGATCGGGCGCGGGTTTGGGGTTTTGCACATCGTCAACCGGCACGATGACGTCGAAAAACCCCTCGAGCCCCGCTTTGGCCAGCTTTTCCAACGCCATCGTGCGATAGCTGGATGTGGCCAGCGCCAACAGGTAGCCTTTGTCTTTCAGCGTTTGCAGCAAGGCGGCAGCGCCCGGTTTGGTCGGCACGCCGTTGGCGCGTTGCTGGTCGATCCGTGCGCGCCACGCCAGCAGGAAATCGTCGGGGTCGACCTGCGCGGCCAGCGCGCGGTGCAAAATCGCGCGCCGCTCGATATCGTGGATGCCCGAGAGCGATTCGAACAGGGCCATGTCCCCCTCGACCCCCATGTCGGCCAGAACCGCCATGGCGGCGTGGTTGGCTTGGGCTTCGGTGTCGGTCAACGTTCCGTCTAGGTCAAAGACCACGCCCTTGAAGGCTTGTGTCATCGTCTGTTCCTTGTTTTTCGTCTTTCGAGGCGCGATTGATTTAATGCTGGGGAAAGAATGCAGCCGGCGTTTTCATCGCGGGCAGGGCGGACATGCGGTCGATCCAACGGCGCATCTTATCGGTAGCGGCAACGCCGATTTCGTCAACCCATTGGACATAGCCCCAAATGGCGCAATCGCCGACGCCGGGCTGGTCGCCGTGAAAGAAAGGGGCCTCGCCCAGCAGCTTGTCGAAGTTCTGCCGGTCGACATCATAGCGCGCATGCAACCAATCGAGCGACCCCGCAGGAAAGCCCGCGCCGTTAACTTTTGCGGCATAGCGGATCTGGGGGAGGCACATGCCGATACGGTTGGCTTCCCATACGATCAACTCGCGTGCGCGGCGCTGCCCTGCGGCACTTTCGCCGCCCAAGGTGCCGAAACGCGCGGCGATTTCCAGCAAAATCGCGCCCGATTGCACGTAAGGTGCATCGTCAATCAGCAGCAGCGGCACCTCGGCAAAGGGGCTGTTGGCCAGAAAGCGGGCGGGGCGCGTTTGCGGGTCGGCCCAGATGTCCACCAAGGTATTATCGTGGGCGATGCCCGCCAGATCCAGCGCAAGGGCGACCTTGCAGGCGTGGCCGGAATCGGGGTGACCGTAAAGGGTGATCTGTTGCATGCCGCGTTGCCCACTGTGCACTGTTTGTTGTCACTTATCATGCATTTATTACTGCGGTTGTGCTAGTCATCACGAATAGCTGAACTTTTCTGTAAATCGTTGCTGACCGGCCAGCGCAAATCAGTTAACCGATACCCAACGGTTAGGACGGGAGAAGGCCATGCAGTTTGTAGTGAACGACCACGTCGCGGTCGGCCCGCAGACATTGTTTGATCATATTAGCGATGTGGCGCTGCTGGAACAGATGGTCAAA carries:
- the ureG gene encoding urease accessory protein UreG; its protein translation is MTNSPNGPLKLGIGGPVGAGKTTLTATLAKRLKDELSLAVITNDIYTQEDAEALMRLQILPASRVMGVETGGCPHTAIREDASINLAAVAEMRTRHPDLDLVLIESGGDNLSATFSPELADVTIYVIDVAAGEEIPRKGGPAITRSDILIINKTDLAPYVGASLDVMERDATRVRQGRPFVFTSLRKGEGVDEVIRLLKDIGGL
- a CDS encoding GNAT family N-acetyltransferase codes for the protein MRQLVAADAVAFRRLRLAGLRAHPTAFGADFAYESRQQLDFFSARLTNGTVYGVFTRDGTLAAIGGVYADTGQKTAHISTIWGIYVSPEHRGKGAADALMAALIANRAARCQQIRLSVAADNATALRLYQRHGFRIWARDHGALLVDGRLYDEILMRRDFDNTPPNP
- a CDS encoding YbaB/EbfC family nucleoid-associated protein; its protein translation is MFKGLGGLGDMAKMMKTAQDMQEKMTRLQEELENTVVEGQSGAGLVRVNVTAKGEIKSLSIDPSILVASEKEVVEDLILAAIRDGQSRAQERSAAETRRMADGLGLPPDFKLPF
- a CDS encoding LysR family transcriptional regulator, giving the protein MDRLDADRLLVSVIDLGSFARAAERHNVSPGQASKVVSRLESDLGVQLLTRTTRALSLTEAGQTYVERIRRVIEEIDAIESTLRSSTGRPSGRLRVTAPLTFGVSTLTPILVEFARAYPEIALDVSFSDRVTSLVDEGFDVAVRIGHPVDSSLIARKLCDIRVVLGAAPAYLDQHGTPAQPSALIGHECVIDANFSDATRWRFNTPDGRVSVPVQARMTLSNAESCARAAELGMGIARVPSFVAGPLVQRGALVPLLTDQEDDPIGLFTVFPAGRHQPLKLRSFVEFLAGRFRGQPEWERGW
- a CDS encoding aminotransferase, which produces MPTNSPNSWEARADSHNLYGFTDLPTIHSRGAVVVTHGKGPYIYDTAGRSYLDANSGLWNMVAGFDHQGLIDAAKAQYDRFPGYHAFFGRISDQTVLLSEKLIEVSPFDSGKVFYTNSGSEANDTMVKALWFMFRHEGQPERRKILTRVNAYHGVTAVSASMTGKPYVGTFGLPLPGFIHLTCPHYWRFGAADETEEQFTARLARELEETILREGPETIAGFFAEPVMGAGGAIPPSKGYFQAVQPILKKYGIPFIADEVITGFGRTGEVWGCQTYDFQPDAIISSKNITAGFFPMGAIILGPELAQRIQDASEAVEEFPHGFTASGHPVGCAIALKAIDVILNEGLLDNVRALTPQFEAGMAHLAEKANIGEWRGKGLMGALEAVADKDTKRPFDSSLSVSERIANACTDQGLICRPLGQSIVLAPPFIITPAQMDEMFGKLEKAIDKVFAEVA
- the galE gene encoding UDP-glucose 4-epimerase GalE → MRVLVTGGAGYIGSHTLVELAAMGYEACVVDSYANSSPVALDRVREITNGHIEAHDVDIRDTAALTAVATAFKPDAVIHFAGLKAVGESRTRPVDYYDVNVAGTLSLLRAMEAAGCGKIVFSSSATVYGEPQSLPMTEDHPLAPTNVYGATKFTAEQALTAWAEAAPGRTSILLRYFNPVGAHDSGRIGEDPKGIPNNLMPFLAQVATGRREKLAIFGDDYATIDGTGVRDYIHVVDLARAHVAALNFNQDGAEAFNIGTGTGYSVKEMLGAFSATVGRDLPAEIHPRRAGDVAEMRADATKAANVLGWTAEFGLKDMTDSVWKWQSANPMGYGDQD
- the recR gene encoding recombination mediator RecR, with protein sequence MDDDSDIARLMALMARIPGLGPRSARRAVLHLIKKRSQLMVPLGNTMQAVAQSARECLNCGNFTTGDLCTICTDVARQNGQICVVEDIDDLWAMERTGAFKGRYHVLGGTLSPIDAVGPDELRIPRLIDRVTTENVQEVILALGATIDGQTTAHYIADHLSAVTVTTLAQGVPVGGELDYLDEGTIGAALKARRTL
- a CDS encoding 2-dehydro-3-deoxygalactonokinase, with product MTGAWIALDGLTRRGWKMQGASVTGTFALDAGLPDGVPVVACGLSGPLPRALPAKPLDGLALQNNWALVPGLVQQDTGATTLGEEARIAGWLRAAGDWDGAICICHDRTLWAHVSAGEVVGLRASLTGRIADLLDEGQAPADIDMVAFDTAVQDGYARPEQLLARLEGAASVSATHGLLIGADLAGAKRWWLGQDIVVIGPRADIYARALQGLGAAPRTAPDAETTLAGLIAAAARKG
- a CDS encoding VOC family protein — translated: MTISNQAPTFVGGVTLTVKDLPTVADYYRTLLNLETHSSDGAEVVLGADTPFLTLRGDKSAQNAGPRQSGLFHTAFLLPQRADLGRWVMHAIDKRIAVGGASDHGVSEAIYLTDPEGNGIEIYTDRAHADWPSQSDGSLDMYTEALNVQDLVQSAGNSRWAGIPQGSYIGHVHLQTAILSAAENFYAKALGFEVTTRYPGAIFYGSGGYHHHLASNIWNSRNSAPRTAHMTGLSEVRLLNQTPAVQAQMVAGLQAAGAEFAETDGAIRISDPSNTLFDIRVKEA
- a CDS encoding glutathione S-transferase family protein, with the protein product MLVNGKWDADWQPVQATDKKGGFVRQISGFRNWVTVDGSAGPTGEGGFQAEAGRYHLFVALICPWASRTLIARALKGLEDVVTVSIVEPELTREGWKLSDAALADVETAQGATYLHQIYTATDPVYTGRATVPVLWDRKTRRIVNNESADIVRMFNTGFGALAKNDIDLYPADIAADIDALNDWIYPRLNNGVYCAGFATTQVAYDEAFADVFTALDALEDRLLGKGPFLFGDRLTETDIRAFVTLVRFDLAYHGLFKTNKRALTSYPALSAYLERVLQVPGVAATVSPDHIKRGYYSIKALNPNGIVPDGPDLPWMRLL
- a CDS encoding DNA polymerase III subunit gamma/tau, producing MNAPTAYRVLARKYRPETFADLVGQDAMVRTLKNAFASGRIAQAFIMTGIRGTGKTTTARIIAKGLNCIGPDGTGGPTTEPCGVCEHCVAITEGRHVDVLEMDAASRTGVNDIREIIDSVHYRAASARYKIYIIDEVHMLSTSAFNALLKTLEEPPEHVKFIFATTEIRKVPVTVLSRCQRFDLRRIEPEVMMALLRKIATSESATITDDALALITRAAEGSARDATSLLDQAISHGTGLEDGTTADQVRMMLGLADRGRVLDLFDMVLRGDAAGALAELSAQYADGADPMAILRDLAEIAHWISVIKVTPEAADDPTIPPDERSRGTTMADAIAMRVLTRMWQMLLKALEEVGTAPNSMMAAEMAIIRLTHVADLPSPAELVERLRDMPVPPPNGGGGGGGYRPAPAPSGSVEARGVPMATHSAPRGPVAQLAGQPDYLAQYATFDSVVGLIRAQRDMRLLVEVEGNMRIARYQPGRIEFQPTPNAAPDLAGRLAQRLQNWTHARWAVIIVNEGGAPTITEARDSADNALKDRAAQHPLVAAALLAFPGASIKVTPVAQKAQAAAQDALPEVEDEWDPFEDD